A stretch of Mustela nigripes isolate SB6536 chromosome 6, MUSNIG.SB6536, whole genome shotgun sequence DNA encodes these proteins:
- the RASSF9 gene encoding ras association domain-containing protein 9, whose translation MAPFGRNLLKTRHKNKSPTKDMDSEEKEIVVWVCQEEKIVCGLTKRTTAADVIQALLEEHEATFGEKRFLLGKPSDYCIIEKWRGSERALPPLTRILKLWKAWGDEQPNMQFVLVKADAFLPAPLWRTAEAKLVQNTEKVWELSPANYMKTLPPDKQKRIVRKTFRKLAKIKQDTVSHDRDSMETLVHLIISQDHTIHQQVKRMKELDLEIEKCEAKFHLDRIENDGENYVQDAYLMPSFCEIEQKLDLPSDENQSLDDLTESDGIGHLEERLAYYRMLIDKLSAEIEKEVKSVCTEINEDAEAAAASELESSNLENVKCDLEKSMKAGLKIHSHLSGVQKEIKYTDSLLQMKAKEYEFLAKELNSLHISNKDGCQLKENRGKESEGPSSSGEVPSLTQRVFNLYTNDTDSDTGISSNHSQDSEITGGDVVLLST comes from the coding sequence atcTCCCACTAAAGACATGgattcagaagagaaggaaattgtGGTTTGGGTTTGCCAAGAAGAGAAGATTGTCTGTGGGTTAACTAAACGCACCACCGCTGCTGATGTCATCCAGGCTTTGCTTGAGGAACACGAGGCTACATTTGGAGAGAAACGATTTCTGCTGGGGAAGCCCAGTGATTACTGCATCATAGAAAAGTGGAGGGGTTCAGAGCGGGCTCTTCCTCCACTAACTAGAATCCTGAAGCTTTGGAAAGCCTGGGGAGATGAGCAACCCAATATGCAATTTGTCTTGGTTAAAGCAGATGCTTTTCTGCCAGCTCCACTATGGAGGACAGCTGAAGCCAAATTAGTGCAAAACACGGAAAAAGTATGGGAACTCAGTCCAGCAAATTACATGAAGACATTACCACCAGATAAGCAAAAAAGAATAGTCAGAAAAACTTTCCGGAAACTAGCTAAAATTAAGCAGGACACAGTTTCCCATGACCGAGATAGCATGGAGACCTTAGTTCATCTGATTATTTCCCAGGACCACACCATTCATCAGCAGgtcaagagaatgaaagagcTGGATCTGGAAATTGAGAAGTGTGAAGCTAAGTTCCACCTGGATAGGAtagaaaatgatggagaaaattATGTCCAAGATGCATATTTAATGCCCAGTTTCTGTGAAATTGAGCAGAAGCTGGACTTGCCTTCCGATGAAAACCAGAGTCTGGACGACCTGACTGAAAGTGATGGAATTGGACACCTGGAGGAGAGATTAGCATATTACAGAATGCTCATTGATAAGCTCTCTgctgaaatagaaaaagaggtaaaaagtGTTTGCACAGAGATAAATGAAGATGCGGAAGCGGCCGCTGCAAGTGAGCTTGAAAGCTctaatttagaaaatgttaagTGTGATTTGGAGAAAAGCATGAAAGCTGGTTTGAAAATTCACTCTCACTTGAGTGGCGTCCAAAAAGAGATTAAATACACTGACTCACTGCTTCAGATGAAAGCAAAAGAGTATGAATTCCTGGCCAAGGAGCTCAATTCGCTGCATATTAGCAACAAAGATGGATGCCAACTAAAGGAAAACAGAGGGAAGGAATCTGAGGGCCCCAGCAGCAGTGGGGAGGTTCCTTCCTTGACTCAAAGAGTATTTAACTTGTATACAAATGACACTGACTCGGACACTGGTATCAGCTCTAACCATAGTCAGGACTCGGAAATAACTGGAGGAGACGTGGTGCTATTGTCAACATAA